In a single window of the Microbacterium sp. SL75 genome:
- a CDS encoding YgfZ/GcvT domain-containing protein, producing MSSLSAVPGAVIDDRGLRHVGSPVAEQRRLASGSALAPLGDRRVITVSGEDRLSWLDSLSSQALTHLAPGVSTEFLILDPQGRVEHAASVVDDGETAWLLVDASDAAALAAWLTRMRFRLRVVVADRSDDLFVLGGTHEAVGVLSSVAPVWVDPWPDVSPGGWAYARVDPHPGADRDWAEAIVDAAEFERVIASAVSGETALAGLDAVEALRIAAWRPRVAVDADERLLPHEMDWLRTAVHLSKGCYRGQETVAKVHNLGHPPRRVVALQLDGSDNVLPVRGDAVRAGDTVIGAITSVAVHHEEGPIALALVKRTAPEGEPLIVDTADGPLAAAAETVVPADAGATAAVPRLPRLGRRRAAE from the coding sequence ATGTCATCCCTCTCCGCCGTCCCCGGTGCGGTGATCGACGATCGCGGGCTGCGCCACGTCGGCTCTCCCGTGGCGGAGCAGCGCCGCTTGGCATCCGGATCCGCTCTCGCGCCCCTCGGCGACCGCCGCGTCATCACGGTCTCGGGTGAGGACCGCCTCAGCTGGCTCGACTCGCTGTCGTCGCAGGCCCTCACGCACCTCGCGCCCGGCGTCTCGACCGAGTTCCTCATCCTCGACCCCCAGGGGCGCGTCGAGCACGCCGCCTCGGTGGTCGACGACGGCGAGACCGCGTGGCTTCTCGTCGACGCGTCGGATGCCGCGGCCCTCGCCGCGTGGCTGACGCGTATGCGCTTCCGCCTGCGCGTGGTGGTCGCCGACCGCTCCGACGACCTTTTCGTGCTCGGCGGAACGCACGAGGCAGTGGGGGTCCTCTCGTCCGTCGCTCCGGTGTGGGTCGACCCGTGGCCGGACGTCTCGCCGGGTGGGTGGGCCTACGCCCGCGTCGACCCGCACCCGGGTGCCGACCGCGACTGGGCCGAGGCGATCGTGGATGCCGCGGAGTTCGAGCGAGTGATCGCGTCGGCCGTGAGCGGAGAGACGGCCTTGGCCGGTCTCGACGCGGTCGAAGCCCTGCGTATCGCGGCGTGGCGCCCTCGCGTGGCCGTCGACGCCGATGAGCGACTGCTCCCGCACGAGATGGACTGGCTCCGCACGGCGGTGCACCTGTCGAAGGGCTGCTACCGCGGCCAGGAGACGGTGGCGAAGGTCCACAACCTCGGTCATCCTCCGCGCCGCGTCGTGGCCCTCCAGCTCGACGGCAGCGACAACGTCCTCCCCGTCCGCGGAGACGCCGTACGCGCGGGCGACACCGTGATCGGCGCCATCACCTCGGTGGCCGTCCACCACGAAGAGGGGCCGATCGCCCTCGCCCTCGTCAAACGCACCGCTCCCGAGGGCGAGCCGCTCATCGTCGACACCGCCGACGGACCGCTGGCCGCGGCGGCCGAGACCGTCGTTCCCGCCGACGCGGGCGCCACTGCCGCTGTTCCCCGTCTGCCGCGCCTCGGGCGGCGCCGCGCCGCGGAATGA
- a CDS encoding FABP family protein, whose product MIEIPTDLPADLVPLSWLVGVWEGTGVIDYEVDDRSFSGEFAHRVSFSHDGGGFLNYSADAWLIEGDGRRPLVSEIGYWRLARPVGDADAGPGLLPATAEPVTRTADDVEALRNAQGGFDIEVSLAHADGILELYVGQVKGPRIDLATDAVVRTAGAKTYTAATRLYGLVDNHLLWAWDIAALGRELGSHASARLARAE is encoded by the coding sequence GTGATCGAGATCCCGACCGATCTTCCGGCCGACCTCGTCCCGCTCTCGTGGCTGGTGGGCGTCTGGGAGGGCACCGGCGTCATCGACTACGAGGTCGATGACCGATCCTTCTCGGGCGAGTTCGCCCATCGCGTCAGCTTCAGCCATGACGGCGGGGGATTCCTCAACTACTCCGCCGATGCGTGGCTGATCGAGGGCGACGGGCGGCGCCCCCTCGTCTCCGAGATCGGCTACTGGCGTCTCGCACGACCCGTCGGCGACGCCGACGCCGGCCCCGGGCTCCTCCCCGCGACGGCCGAGCCCGTCACCCGTACGGCCGACGACGTCGAAGCCCTGCGCAACGCCCAGGGCGGCTTCGACATCGAGGTGAGCCTGGCGCACGCCGATGGCATCCTGGAGCTCTATGTCGGGCAGGTGAAGGGGCCGCGCATCGATCTCGCGACCGATGCCGTCGTCCGTACCGCCGGTGCGAAGACCTACACGGCGGCTACCCGCCTGTACGGGCTCGTCGACAACCACCTTCTCTGGGCGTGGGACATCGCGGCCCTCGGTCGAGAGCTGGGCTCGCACGCCTCGGCTCGACTGGCCCGGGCAGAGTGA
- a CDS encoding winged helix-turn-helix domain-containing protein, with protein MAQLLVLSSAPGGGAALPALELLSHRVRQIPAEAAQLVNAPSADVIFVDARFDLVGAKSLSKILTTTGVEAPLVLIVTEGGLTAVSTDWGIDDVVLVGAGPAEIDARIRLAMGRRAADQVSTRIQTSGITIDESSYSAKVHGKPLDLTYKEFQLLHFFATHPSRVFTREQLLSEVWGYDYFGGTRTVDVHVRRLRAKLGDLEQLIGTVRNVGYRFNVYEDDAPAAASPSA; from the coding sequence TTGGCTCAGCTTCTTGTACTCAGCTCCGCCCCGGGCGGCGGGGCTGCTCTGCCTGCGCTCGAACTGCTGAGCCACCGGGTGCGGCAAATACCCGCCGAGGCCGCGCAGCTGGTGAACGCCCCCAGTGCCGACGTCATCTTCGTCGACGCCCGCTTCGACCTGGTCGGGGCCAAGTCGCTCAGCAAGATCCTCACGACCACCGGCGTCGAGGCGCCCCTGGTGCTCATCGTGACCGAGGGCGGTCTCACCGCCGTCTCCACGGACTGGGGCATCGACGACGTCGTCCTCGTCGGCGCCGGTCCCGCCGAGATCGACGCGCGCATCCGCCTCGCCATGGGGCGACGGGCCGCTGACCAGGTGTCGACGCGTATCCAGACCTCCGGCATCACGATCGACGAGTCGTCGTACTCGGCCAAGGTGCACGGTAAGCCCCTCGACCTCACCTACAAGGAGTTCCAGCTCCTGCACTTCTTCGCCACGCACCCGTCGCGCGTGTTCACCCGCGAGCAGTTGCTCAGCGAGGTCTGGGGCTACGACTACTTCGGCGGCACGCGCACGGTCGACGTGCACGTTCGACGCCTCCGCGCCAAGCTCGGCGATCTCGAGCAGCTCATCGGCACCGTGCGCAACGTCGGCTACCGGTTCAACGTCTACGAAGACGACGCCCCCGCCGCGGCATCCCCCTCCGCATAA
- a CDS encoding RNA degradosome polyphosphate kinase encodes MMEHDSLDAGLGDADDDDFDEAVEAEDDQLPDHRYLDREISWLSFNQRVLELAEDPTVPVLERANFLAIFASNLDEFFMVRVAGLKRRIVTGLAVPTNVGRAPLDVLADISAEAHRLQLRHAAAWTEKVRPALAEAGIEVVSWGSLDEDTAARLTEYFQRNVFPVLMPLAVDPAHPFPYISGLSLNLAIRIRNARTGRQEFARLKVPPMLPRFVEIGGDGPGVRYLPLEELISNHLGDLFPGMEVLDHHAFRLTRNEDMTIEEDETENLIQALEAELLRRRFGPPIRLEITEDMDDVTRSLLLSELDITEQEVYRLPGSLDLRGLFDLSRIDRPDLRYPPHVPKTALAFQPPEQNGRADLFGAIRKGDVLVHHPYESFATSVQAFLEQAARDPHVLAIKQTLYRTSGDSPIVQALIDAAEAGKQVLALVEVKARFDEANNIVWARKLEKAGVHVVYGLVGLKTHCKLALVIREEEGRLRHYSHVGTGNYNPKTSRIYEDFGLFTVDDQVGRDLTRLFNELSGYAIEKKFKRLLVAPLHLRKGLLRHIDKERRNALEGKPSGVRIKVNSMVDEEIIDALYRASQAGVPVEVWVRGICSIKPGVPGMSENITVRSILGRYLEHSRIFTFENDGDPQVFIGSADMMHRNLDRRVEALVRVVDPAQVQELTTLFTLAMDDGTSSWHLGSEGEWTRHSVDESGAPLIDLQEHTMALVQRKRRARTAR; translated from the coding sequence ATGATGGAACACGACTCGCTCGATGCCGGCCTCGGCGACGCCGACGACGACGACTTCGACGAGGCCGTAGAGGCCGAAGACGACCAGTTGCCCGACCACCGCTACCTCGACCGTGAGATCAGCTGGCTGTCGTTCAATCAGCGTGTGCTCGAGCTCGCCGAGGACCCCACGGTCCCGGTCCTGGAGCGGGCGAACTTCCTCGCCATCTTCGCCAGCAACCTCGACGAGTTCTTCATGGTGCGGGTGGCGGGCCTGAAGCGCCGCATCGTCACGGGGCTCGCCGTTCCCACCAACGTGGGCCGCGCCCCGCTCGACGTGCTCGCCGACATCTCGGCCGAGGCCCACCGCCTGCAACTGCGTCACGCCGCCGCGTGGACCGAGAAGGTGCGTCCCGCCCTCGCCGAAGCCGGCATCGAGGTCGTGTCGTGGGGGTCGCTCGACGAGGACACCGCCGCGCGCCTGACCGAGTACTTCCAGCGGAACGTCTTCCCGGTGCTCATGCCGCTCGCCGTCGACCCGGCGCACCCGTTCCCCTACATCTCGGGGCTCTCGCTCAACCTCGCGATCCGCATCCGCAACGCTCGCACCGGCCGCCAGGAGTTCGCGCGTCTCAAAGTGCCACCGATGCTCCCGCGCTTCGTCGAGATCGGCGGGGACGGACCCGGCGTGCGCTACCTGCCGCTCGAGGAACTCATCTCGAACCACCTGGGGGATCTGTTCCCGGGGATGGAGGTCCTCGACCACCACGCGTTCCGTCTGACGCGCAACGAGGACATGACGATCGAGGAGGACGAGACCGAGAACCTCATCCAGGCGCTCGAGGCCGAGCTCCTGCGTCGTCGTTTCGGTCCCCCCATCCGCCTCGAGATCACCGAGGACATGGACGACGTCACGCGTTCGCTGCTGCTGAGCGAACTCGACATCACCGAGCAGGAGGTCTACCGGCTGCCGGGCTCCCTCGACCTGCGCGGTCTGTTCGACCTGTCGCGCATCGACCGCCCCGACCTGCGTTACCCGCCGCACGTGCCCAAGACGGCGCTGGCCTTCCAGCCGCCCGAGCAGAACGGACGCGCCGACCTGTTCGGTGCGATCCGCAAGGGCGACGTGCTGGTGCACCACCCGTACGAGTCGTTCGCGACGAGCGTGCAGGCGTTCCTCGAGCAGGCCGCCCGCGACCCGCACGTGCTCGCCATCAAGCAGACGCTGTACCGCACGTCGGGCGACAGCCCTATCGTGCAGGCGCTCATCGACGCCGCCGAGGCCGGCAAACAGGTCCTCGCGCTCGTCGAGGTCAAGGCGCGCTTCGACGAGGCCAACAACATCGTCTGGGCCCGCAAGCTCGAGAAGGCCGGCGTCCACGTCGTCTACGGTCTGGTGGGGCTCAAGACCCACTGCAAGCTCGCGCTCGTCATCCGCGAAGAAGAGGGTCGCCTGCGCCACTACAGCCATGTCGGCACGGGCAACTACAACCCCAAGACGAGCCGCATCTACGAGGACTTCGGGCTGTTCACCGTCGACGACCAGGTGGGCCGCGATCTCACGCGCCTGTTCAACGAGCTCAGCGGCTACGCGATCGAGAAGAAGTTCAAGCGTCTTCTCGTGGCTCCCCTGCACCTGCGCAAGGGGCTGCTGCGTCACATCGACAAGGAGCGTCGCAACGCGCTCGAGGGCAAGCCCTCCGGCGTGCGGATCAAGGTCAACTCGATGGTCGACGAGGAGATCATCGACGCGCTGTACCGCGCGAGCCAGGCCGGTGTTCCCGTCGAGGTATGGGTGCGCGGAATCTGTTCGATCAAGCCGGGCGTCCCCGGAATGAGCGAGAACATCACGGTGCGATCGATCCTCGGTCGCTACCTCGAGCATTCGCGCATCTTCACCTTCGAGAACGACGGCGACCCGCAGGTCTTCATCGGAAGCGCCGACATGATGCACCGCAACCTCGACCGCCGCGTCGAGGCGCTCGTGCGCGTGGTCGACCCGGCTCAGGTGCAAGAGCTCACGACGCTGTTCACCCTCGCGATGGACGACGGCACGAGCTCGTGGCACCTCGGCTCGGAGGGAGAGTGGACGCGGCACAGCGTCGACGAGTCCGGTGCGCCTCTCATCGATCTGCAGGAGCACACCATGGCGCTCGTGCAGCGCAAGCGCCGGGCCCGGACGGCGCGGTGA
- a CDS encoding NUDIX hydrolase: MTKAEPETAVYAAGGVVWRFVEGKLRVLLIHRTKYRDLTLPKGKVDPGETLAETAVREIREETGIRVSLGVPVGVSRYRMPSSRTKIVHYWAAEATDAAVRSSTFVPNKEVAAIEWVSLKKARKNLSYPVDIEILDEFTRIVDEGALPTFPIVVLRHARARAREEWDGSDSVRPLTPRGRRQAEAIVGPLLAFGVRRVYSSPAERCIRTATPLAQALGQRIHLTDAVSQDAWEEGRADSRTLIGERVRARKPVVVSSHRPVLPDILHELALATGTMGGSYLGSASALEPAAFSVVHIPVEHPGAGIVAIETHEPKV, translated from the coding sequence GTGACGAAGGCCGAACCCGAGACGGCCGTCTACGCGGCCGGCGGCGTCGTGTGGCGCTTCGTGGAGGGCAAGCTCCGCGTTCTGCTCATCCACCGTACGAAGTACCGGGACCTCACCCTCCCGAAGGGGAAGGTCGACCCCGGCGAAACGCTCGCCGAGACCGCCGTGCGCGAGATCCGCGAGGAGACCGGCATCCGGGTCTCGCTCGGGGTGCCCGTGGGCGTCTCGAGATACCGGATGCCGAGCTCACGCACCAAGATCGTGCACTATTGGGCGGCGGAGGCGACGGACGCCGCCGTGCGCAGCTCGACGTTCGTCCCCAACAAAGAGGTCGCGGCGATCGAGTGGGTGAGCCTGAAGAAGGCGCGCAAGAACCTCTCCTATCCCGTCGACATCGAGATCCTCGACGAGTTCACGCGGATCGTCGACGAAGGGGCCCTGCCGACCTTCCCGATCGTCGTGCTGCGCCACGCGAGAGCACGCGCGCGGGAGGAATGGGACGGCTCCGACAGCGTGCGGCCGCTGACCCCGCGCGGTCGCCGCCAAGCCGAGGCGATCGTCGGACCCCTGCTCGCGTTCGGCGTGCGGCGGGTGTACTCCAGCCCGGCGGAGCGATGCATTCGTACGGCGACACCCCTCGCCCAGGCCCTGGGCCAGCGCATCCACCTGACCGACGCGGTCAGTCAGGACGCGTGGGAAGAGGGACGCGCCGACTCGCGCACCCTCATCGGCGAGCGGGTGCGCGCCCGCAAACCGGTGGTCGTGTCGAGCCATCGGCCGGTGCTCCCCGACATCCTGCACGAGCTCGCGCTCGCGACCGGGACCATGGGCGGTTCCTACCTGGGCAGTGCTTCGGCGCTCGAGCCCGCCGCGTTCTCGGTCGTGCACATTCCGGTCGAGCATCCCGGTGCCGGCATCGTGGCCATCGAGACGCACGAGCCGAAGGTGTGA
- a CDS encoding M1 family metallopeptidase, producing the protein MSVVDRYAPQSGDLSYDVESYDLVIGYRVRTNRLEGVATIVAVAREAVSSFALDLVGLRTSRVRVDGASARFSAGPRVLRVTLPRALAAGDRFEVEVAYAGAPAPRRSRWGTLGWEELTDGALVAGQPTGAPTWFPCNDRPDNRARMRLEITVDEGYVAAATGVAGPSVRRGGRVTTTFVSDVPTATYLAAVHVGRYRTRQLEGTGDSLVPAVTVTAPPGLSAAVDRAFATVPGMLRAFDRFFGPYPQQACTLVVTADELEIPLEAQGLAVFGMNHLVPAAQRLVAHELAHQWFGNSVGIARWSDIWLNEGFACYAEWLWSETSGGASVESCVADFYARLAAKPRDLLLVDPGPDDMFDDRVYKRGALTLHALRRTLGDDAFFELLRSWTAEHRHALVTTDDFRAAVEHAGGADAAAVLSRWIDDEALPARP; encoded by the coding sequence GTGAGCGTGGTCGACCGGTACGCCCCGCAGAGCGGCGACCTGTCGTACGACGTCGAGTCGTACGACCTCGTGATCGGTTACCGCGTGCGCACCAATCGCCTCGAAGGCGTCGCGACGATCGTCGCGGTCGCCCGCGAGGCGGTCTCGTCTTTCGCCCTCGACCTCGTCGGCCTCCGCACCTCGCGCGTGCGCGTCGACGGTGCGAGCGCCCGGTTCTCGGCCGGTCCCCGCGTCCTCCGCGTCACCCTGCCGCGCGCGCTCGCCGCGGGTGATCGTTTCGAGGTCGAGGTGGCCTACGCGGGGGCCCCGGCTCCTCGCCGTTCCCGGTGGGGAACCCTCGGGTGGGAGGAACTGACCGATGGTGCCCTCGTCGCCGGCCAGCCGACCGGCGCGCCGACCTGGTTCCCCTGCAACGACCGCCCGGACAACCGCGCGCGTATGCGGCTCGAGATCACGGTCGACGAGGGATACGTGGCGGCGGCCACGGGGGTCGCCGGTCCGAGCGTGCGGCGGGGCGGTCGGGTGACGACCACTTTCGTCTCCGACGTCCCCACGGCCACGTATCTCGCGGCCGTGCACGTGGGGCGCTATCGCACACGCCAGCTCGAGGGCACCGGTGATTCGCTCGTGCCCGCGGTCACGGTCACGGCCCCTCCGGGACTCAGCGCGGCCGTCGATCGGGCGTTCGCGACGGTGCCCGGCATGCTGCGGGCCTTCGATCGGTTCTTCGGGCCCTACCCCCAGCAGGCGTGCACGCTCGTGGTGACCGCCGACGAGCTGGAGATCCCGCTCGAGGCCCAGGGGTTGGCGGTCTTCGGCATGAACCATCTGGTTCCCGCGGCGCAGCGCCTCGTGGCGCACGAGCTGGCGCACCAGTGGTTCGGCAACAGCGTCGGCATCGCCCGGTGGAGCGACATCTGGCTCAACGAGGGCTTCGCCTGCTACGCCGAGTGGTTGTGGTCGGAGACTTCGGGCGGCGCGTCCGTCGAGTCGTGCGTCGCAGACTTCTACGCCCGTCTCGCCGCCAAACCCCGCGATCTTCTTCTCGTCGATCCGGGCCCCGACGACATGTTCGACGACCGCGTCTACAAGCGCGGCGCCCTGACCCTGCACGCTCTTCGGCGCACGCTCGGCGACGACGCGTTCTTCGAGCTCCTGCGATCGTGGACGGCGGAGCATCGGCACGCTCTCGTGACCACCGACGATTTCCGCGCCGCGGTCGAACACGCCGGGGGAGCGGATGCCGCGGCGGTGCTGTCACGGTGGATCGACGACGAGGCTCTGCCGGCGCGACCCTGA